Proteins co-encoded in one Setaria viridis chromosome 9, Setaria_viridis_v4.0, whole genome shotgun sequence genomic window:
- the LOC117839578 gene encoding uncharacterized protein isoform X2, which translates to MSLRTCPAVAGDATAEELLERARGLVPPALAAARAATGFGGRWKAIAVRLERVTPCLSDLSSHPCFSKNALCRELLQSVAATLAEAAELGARCREPPKAGKLQMQSDLDALAGKLDLNLRDCALLVKTGVLSDATVPVAQAEAAATAGAQTDVRELLARLQIGHAEAKHRAVDGLLDALRENEESVLSALGRGNVAALVQLLTATAPKVREKAATVLCLLAESGTCEGLLVSEGALPPLIRLAESGSVVGREKAVITLQRLSMSPDIARAIVGHSGVRPLIDVCQTGDSISQSAAAGALKNISAVPEVRQALAEEGVVRVMINLLDSGVVPGSKEYAAECLQNLTSSNDNLRRAVVSEGGLRSLLAYIDGPLPQESPVAALRNLVATVSPDTLVSLCVLPRLVHALRDGSVGAQQAAAAAICKVSSSTDMKRLVGEHGCIPLLVRLLEAKSNGAREAAAQAVASLMGYPPNARDIKKDEKSVPNLVQLLEPSPQNTAKKYAISCLLALSASKRCKKLMISHGAIGYLKKLSEKDVAGAKKLLEKLERGRLRSLFSRK; encoded by the coding sequence ATGAGCTTGCGGACCTGCCCGGCCGTGGCCGGGGACGCGACggcggaggagctgctcgaGCGGGCGCGCGGGCTGGTGCCCCCGGCgctggccgcggcgcgcgcggcgactGGCTTCGGCGGGCGGTGGAAGGCCATCGCAGTAAGGCTGGAGCGGGTAACGCCGTGCCTGTCGGACCTGTCCAGCCACCCCTGCTTCTCCAAGAACGCGCTCTGCCGGGAGCTGCTGCAGTCGGTGGCTGCCACGCTCGCCGAGGCTGCGGAGCTCGGCGCGCGCTGCCGCGAGCCCCCAAAGGCCGGGAAGCTGCAGATGCAGAGCGACCTCGACGCGCTCGCCGGGAAGCTGGACCTCAACCTCCGGGACTGCGCTCTTCTTGTCAAGACTGGTGTGCTGTCCGACGCGACGGTCCCGGTGGCTCAGGCTgaggcggcagcgacggcgggcGCGCAGACGGACGTGCGTGAGCTGCTTGCCAGGCTTCAAATTGGGCACGCGGAGGCGAAGCACCGGGCGGTGGACGGGCTGCTTGATGCTCTGCGCGAGAACGAGGAGAGCGTGCTGTCGGCGCTCGGCCGTGGCAACGTGGCCGCGCTGGTGCAGCTGCTCACGGCGACGGCACCCAAGGTCAGGGAGAAGGCTGCGACTGTTCTCTGCTTGCTCGCCGAGTCTGGCACCTGTGAGGGCTTGCTCGTGTCAGAAggcgcgctgccgccgctcatCCGGCTGGCCGAGTCCGGCAGCGTAGTCGGCCGGGAGAAGGCCGTCATCACGCTGCAGCGGCTGTCCATGTCGCCCGACATTGCCCGTGCCATCGTCGGCCACAGCGGCGTCCGTCCGCTCATCGACGTCTGCCAGACTGGGGACTCCATCTCACAGTCTGCCGCGGCCGGAGCGCTCAAGAACATCTCTGCGGTGCCGGAGGTCCGGCAGGCGCTGGCTGAGGAAGGCGTGGTGCGGGTCATGATCAACCTGCTCGACTCCGGCGTGGTGCCTGGCTCCAAGGAGTACGCCGCGGAGTGCCTGCAGAACCTGACGTCAAGCAACGACAACCTGCGGCGCGCCGTAGTGTCCGAGGGCGGCCTGCGCAGCCTGCTCGCCTACATCGACGGGCCGCTGCCACAGGAATCCCCCGTGGCCGCGCTCCGCAACCTCGTCGCCACCGTCTCGCCGGACACCCTGGTGTCGCTGTGCGTGCTACCGCGCCTCGTCCACGCACTCCGCGACGGCTCCGTTGGCGCGCAGCAggcagccgcggcggccatcTGCAAGGTCTCCAGCTCCACGGACATGAAGCGGCTGGTGGGCGAGCACGGGTGCATCCCGCTGCTGGTGCGGCTGCTGGAGGCCAAGTCGAACGGCGCCCGAGAGGCGGCGGCCCAGGCGGTGGCGAGCCTGATGGGGTACCCTCCCAACGCCCGGGACATCAAGAAGGACGAGAAGAGCGTGCCCAACCTGGTGCAACTGCTGGAGCCGAGCCCCCAGAACACGGCGAAGAAGTACGCCATCTCCTGCCTGCTGGCGCTGTCGGCGAGCAAGCGGTGCAAGAAGCTGATGATCTCGCACGGCGCCATCGGGTACCTGAAGAAGCTCTCGGAGAAGGACGTCGCCGGCGCCAAGAAGCTGCTTGAGAAGCTGGAGCGCGGCAGGCTGCGCAGCCTCTTCAGCAGGAAGTAA
- the LOC117839578 gene encoding uncharacterized protein isoform X1 produces MIGVLIAAALALVGLCAAAIGAGRRRWTGTSGRGGGRGEGAASGDATGRRGSVGERGHELRCCSCQEMSLRTCPAVAGDATAEELLERARGLVPPALAAARAATGFGGRWKAIAVRLERVTPCLSDLSSHPCFSKNALCRELLQSVAATLAEAAELGARCREPPKAGKLQMQSDLDALAGKLDLNLRDCALLVKTGVLSDATVPVAQAEAAATAGAQTDVRELLARLQIGHAEAKHRAVDGLLDALRENEESVLSALGRGNVAALVQLLTATAPKVREKAATVLCLLAESGTCEGLLVSEGALPPLIRLAESGSVVGREKAVITLQRLSMSPDIARAIVGHSGVRPLIDVCQTGDSISQSAAAGALKNISAVPEVRQALAEEGVVRVMINLLDSGVVPGSKEYAAECLQNLTSSNDNLRRAVVSEGGLRSLLAYIDGPLPQESPVAALRNLVATVSPDTLVSLCVLPRLVHALRDGSVGAQQAAAAAICKVSSSTDMKRLVGEHGCIPLLVRLLEAKSNGAREAAAQAVASLMGYPPNARDIKKDEKSVPNLVQLLEPSPQNTAKKYAISCLLALSASKRCKKLMISHGAIGYLKKLSEKDVAGAKKLLEKLERGRLRSLFSRK; encoded by the exons CTAGCTCTGGTTGGACTCTGCGCCGCGGCGATCggcgccgggaggaggaggtggacgggAACGTCGGGAAGGGGTGGTGGACGAGGAGaaggggcggcgagcggcgacgcgaCGGGCCGAAGAGGAAGCGTCGGCGAGAGAG GTCACGAGCTGAGGTGTTGTAGCTGCCAAGAAATGAGCTTGCGGACCTGCCCGGCCGTGGCCGGGGACGCGACggcggaggagctgctcgaGCGGGCGCGCGGGCTGGTGCCCCCGGCgctggccgcggcgcgcgcggcgactGGCTTCGGCGGGCGGTGGAAGGCCATCGCAGTAAGGCTGGAGCGGGTAACGCCGTGCCTGTCGGACCTGTCCAGCCACCCCTGCTTCTCCAAGAACGCGCTCTGCCGGGAGCTGCTGCAGTCGGTGGCTGCCACGCTCGCCGAGGCTGCGGAGCTCGGCGCGCGCTGCCGCGAGCCCCCAAAGGCCGGGAAGCTGCAGATGCAGAGCGACCTCGACGCGCTCGCCGGGAAGCTGGACCTCAACCTCCGGGACTGCGCTCTTCTTGTCAAGACTGGTGTGCTGTCCGACGCGACGGTCCCGGTGGCTCAGGCTgaggcggcagcgacggcgggcGCGCAGACGGACGTGCGTGAGCTGCTTGCCAGGCTTCAAATTGGGCACGCGGAGGCGAAGCACCGGGCGGTGGACGGGCTGCTTGATGCTCTGCGCGAGAACGAGGAGAGCGTGCTGTCGGCGCTCGGCCGTGGCAACGTGGCCGCGCTGGTGCAGCTGCTCACGGCGACGGCACCCAAGGTCAGGGAGAAGGCTGCGACTGTTCTCTGCTTGCTCGCCGAGTCTGGCACCTGTGAGGGCTTGCTCGTGTCAGAAggcgcgctgccgccgctcatCCGGCTGGCCGAGTCCGGCAGCGTAGTCGGCCGGGAGAAGGCCGTCATCACGCTGCAGCGGCTGTCCATGTCGCCCGACATTGCCCGTGCCATCGTCGGCCACAGCGGCGTCCGTCCGCTCATCGACGTCTGCCAGACTGGGGACTCCATCTCACAGTCTGCCGCGGCCGGAGCGCTCAAGAACATCTCTGCGGTGCCGGAGGTCCGGCAGGCGCTGGCTGAGGAAGGCGTGGTGCGGGTCATGATCAACCTGCTCGACTCCGGCGTGGTGCCTGGCTCCAAGGAGTACGCCGCGGAGTGCCTGCAGAACCTGACGTCAAGCAACGACAACCTGCGGCGCGCCGTAGTGTCCGAGGGCGGCCTGCGCAGCCTGCTCGCCTACATCGACGGGCCGCTGCCACAGGAATCCCCCGTGGCCGCGCTCCGCAACCTCGTCGCCACCGTCTCGCCGGACACCCTGGTGTCGCTGTGCGTGCTACCGCGCCTCGTCCACGCACTCCGCGACGGCTCCGTTGGCGCGCAGCAggcagccgcggcggccatcTGCAAGGTCTCCAGCTCCACGGACATGAAGCGGCTGGTGGGCGAGCACGGGTGCATCCCGCTGCTGGTGCGGCTGCTGGAGGCCAAGTCGAACGGCGCCCGAGAGGCGGCGGCCCAGGCGGTGGCGAGCCTGATGGGGTACCCTCCCAACGCCCGGGACATCAAGAAGGACGAGAAGAGCGTGCCCAACCTGGTGCAACTGCTGGAGCCGAGCCCCCAGAACACGGCGAAGAAGTACGCCATCTCCTGCCTGCTGGCGCTGTCGGCGAGCAAGCGGTGCAAGAAGCTGATGATCTCGCACGGCGCCATCGGGTACCTGAAGAAGCTCTCGGAGAAGGACGTCGCCGGCGCCAAGAAGCTGCTTGAGAAGCTGGAGCGCGGCAGGCTGCGCAGCCTCTTCAGCAGGAAGTAA